One genomic window of Camelina sativa cultivar DH55 chromosome 5, Cs, whole genome shotgun sequence includes the following:
- the LOC104787400 gene encoding uncharacterized protein LOC104787400 has product MSSSSVIKPEDVLEHLMNDGTIDALRLRIINQLKANEELKSTTIKMAEESKVLNTPGAEKQTKRELFDALRQELEGPVLEKASKSVWDLILEKDGLGKEINETVERVFCHLSGREPPFYSSSNLEKTSMELDKETEMKEDNSASKTKPKKRSHSEVNSSEGIDEVATTKKKQGDSSTVTLESRKTP; this is encoded by the exons ATGTCGTCTTCTTCGGTGATTAAACCAGAAGACGTTCTTGAACATCTTATGAACGATGGTACCATCGATGCTCTTCGATTAAGGATCATCAATCAGCTTAAAGCCAAT GAAGAGTTGAAGAGTACAACGATTAAAATGGCTGAGGAGAGTAAAGTTCTTAACACACCTGGTGCTGAGAAACAGACTAAAAGAGAACTCTTTGATGCTCTTCGTCAAGAACTCGA AGGGCCAGTGCTAGAGAAGGCATCAAAATCAGTTTGGGATCTGATTCTTGAGAAGGATGGGTTGGGGAAAGAAATAAACGAAACAGTTGAACGTGTCTTTTGTCATCTAAGTGGGCGAGAACCCCCTTTTTATTCTTCATCAAACCTGGAAAAAACCTCGATGGAGTTGGATAAAGAGACAGAGATGAAAGAGGATAATAGCGCGTCaaagacaaaaccaaagaaaagaagTCATAGTGAGGTGAATTCCTCTGAAGGTATTGATGAAGTTGcaacgacgaagaagaagcaaggaGATTCCTCAACTGTAACTTTAGAATCTAGGAAAACGCCGTGA
- the LOC104787399 gene encoding uncharacterized protein LOC104787399 produces the protein MSSMIKITMVMMALVLMGVRAKAVTQCQETECKFDCGNIHHMAWANGMYWNPKMCYFGCSGRCGRDMNCRQRCKTCCHWRSPGASTTVI, from the exons atgtCGAGTATGATCAAGATAACAATGGTGATGATGGCTTTGGTACTAATGGGCGTGAGAGCAAAAGCTGTGACTCAATGTCAAGAAACAGAATGCAAGTTCGACTGCGGAAACATTCATCATATGGCTT GGGCAAATGGAATGTACTGGAACCCAAAGATGTGTTATTTTGGTTGCTCTGGACGTTGTGGTAGAGACATGAACTGTCGCCAACGTTGTAAGACATGTTGTCATTGGCGGTCCCCTGGTGCCTCTACAACTgtgatttga